From Enterococcus mundtii, the proteins below share one genomic window:
- a CDS encoding cold-shock protein yields the protein MEHGTVKWFNNEKGFGFITVDGGDDVFVHFSAIQGDGFKSLEEGQEVEFSIVEGARGPQAAEVSKL from the coding sequence ATGGAACACGGTACAGTAAAATGGTTCAACAATGAAAAAGGATTTGGGTTTATTACAGTAGACGGTGGAGACGATGTATTCGTACATTTCTCAGCAATCCAAGGCGATGGCTTCAAAAGCTTAGAAGAAGGCCAAGAAGTAGAATTTTCTATCGTTGAAGGTGCGCGCGGTCCTCAAGCTGCTGAAGTATCTAAATTATAA
- a CDS encoding LCP family protein, producing the protein MKRWQKVILTLLGIIVLLIGGVSAYGIKFMGEASQTVNRISKQSDRVSAKRDDRVSIDDQEPFSVLLLGLDTGGLGRTEQGRSDTMMVVTVNPQQKKSTIISLDRDIYTNIVGYGTVDKLNHAYAFGGVEMAMDSIEQLLDIPIDHYVTINLDGMKDLIDAVGGIEIDNKIDFTLDGVHVPEGKQTVDGEKGLAYARMRHEDPEGDIGRQARQREVVTKIVNKVVSLDGVSNYRKLLDAAGNNVTTDLDWDDMLDIATNYTSAFQTIKQDQLKGKDTTINDVYYQILGQNDLLSIQNQLKKQLEIKPSDTLPNLKNDNAYMMFYDDSENGDGDSTANTTTSETSEYSQDTYNQYGTDGYGQQSVYSEDTSQYYDPNQYNQQQYYDPYGGQQNDQSTETWTGNGY; encoded by the coding sequence ATGAAGCGGTGGCAAAAAGTGATATTGACTTTATTGGGAATAATCGTACTTCTCATCGGCGGAGTTTCAGCTTATGGAATCAAGTTTATGGGTGAAGCGAGCCAAACAGTCAATCGGATTTCAAAACAATCTGATCGTGTATCAGCAAAACGTGACGATCGAGTAAGCATTGATGATCAAGAACCCTTTTCAGTATTATTATTAGGATTAGATACAGGAGGCCTTGGACGAACAGAACAAGGGAGATCCGATACGATGATGGTCGTGACCGTCAATCCACAACAAAAGAAATCAACGATCATTAGTTTGGACCGAGATATCTATACGAATATCGTCGGATATGGGACGGTCGATAAGTTGAACCATGCCTATGCATTTGGTGGTGTAGAGATGGCGATGGATTCAATCGAACAATTACTTGATATCCCTATTGACCACTATGTCACGATCAATTTGGATGGTATGAAAGACTTGATCGATGCAGTAGGTGGGATCGAGATCGACAATAAAATCGACTTTACTTTAGATGGCGTCCATGTTCCAGAAGGAAAACAAACAGTTGATGGTGAAAAAGGGTTGGCGTATGCAAGAATGCGTCATGAAGATCCTGAAGGTGACATTGGTCGACAAGCACGTCAACGAGAAGTTGTGACGAAAATCGTCAATAAAGTAGTCAGTCTTGATGGCGTAAGTAACTATCGAAAACTTTTAGATGCGGCAGGCAACAATGTGACTACTGATTTGGATTGGGATGACATGCTAGATATTGCAACAAATTATACCTCTGCTTTCCAAACGATCAAGCAAGACCAACTAAAAGGAAAAGACACGACGATCAATGATGTGTACTACCAAATACTAGGTCAAAATGACTTATTATCGATCCAAAACCAATTGAAAAAACAATTAGAGATCAAACCAAGTGATACGTTGCCTAACTTAAAAAATGATAATGCCTATATGATGTTTTATGATGACTCAGAAAATGGTGATGGAGATTCCACTGCTAATACCACGACCAGTGAGACATCTGAGTATTCACAAGATACGTACAATCAATATGGCACTGATGGGTATGGTCAGCAGTCGGTCTACTCAGAAGACACCTCTCAATACTACGACCCGAATCAGTATAACCAGCAACAATATTATGACCCATACGGCGGTCAGCAAAATGATCAAAGCACAGAAACTTGGACAGGCAATGGCTATTAA